The following proteins come from a genomic window of Acinetobacter baumannii:
- a CDS encoding S41 family peptidase has protein sequence MLQHNIYKAFFVSVLMCCSQLTFAAPVVKEKLSPLHPDSPESEESYAEVPIESIQQFVQIYGIVRDNYVDEKSDDALFLQAIKGLVSGLDRYSRYLSAEEYRQLIQYTEGDLASVDFVLSPESHVHKWMIRDLKTGSDSYKLGLRNGQTILKIDNQELKNLTHDQVLGLLYGSIGSTLQVQTEESNSPISLVRNKKIETDIEPVMLHNQVLVLKIRVFQQDTANEIKRLIEENSSSRLKAVLIDLRNNPGGLLSAAVESADLFLNHGIIVSTKSRSEGNQQFQALPGNDFQNIKVGILINHRSASAAEVFTAAMKEHQRAWVMGEKSYGKGVVQKLFPLPSGAALQMTVSHYYTPNGNMIEGQGIQPNQTYPLPPEMKEEVYLDRVADLLLKRK, from the coding sequence ATGCTGCAACACAATATATATAAAGCTTTTTTTGTTAGCGTATTGATGTGTTGCAGCCAGCTCACTTTTGCAGCTCCTGTTGTAAAAGAAAAATTATCGCCTCTGCATCCTGATTCCCCAGAATCAGAAGAAAGTTATGCAGAAGTGCCTATTGAGTCTATTCAACAGTTTGTACAAATATATGGAATCGTCCGTGATAACTATGTCGATGAAAAATCGGACGATGCTTTATTTTTACAGGCAATTAAAGGTTTAGTCAGTGGTCTAGACCGTTACTCCCGCTATTTGTCAGCTGAAGAATACCGTCAACTCATTCAATATACTGAAGGGGATCTTGCTTCAGTTGATTTTGTACTAAGCCCCGAATCACATGTTCATAAATGGATGATTCGTGACCTTAAGACGGGTTCTGATTCATATAAACTAGGCTTAAGAAATGGCCAAACTATTTTAAAGATTGATAATCAGGAACTTAAAAATCTGACACATGATCAGGTGCTAGGTTTGCTTTATGGATCGATAGGCTCGACGCTTCAAGTACAAACAGAAGAGTCAAATAGTCCAATTAGTTTAGTCCGTAATAAAAAGATTGAAACCGATATTGAGCCTGTGATGTTGCACAATCAGGTGTTGGTATTAAAAATTAGAGTATTTCAACAAGATACCGCCAATGAGATTAAGCGTTTAATTGAAGAAAATAGTTCTTCGCGTTTAAAAGCGGTGTTAATTGATTTAAGAAATAACCCAGGCGGCTTGTTATCTGCTGCTGTTGAGTCAGCCGATTTATTTTTAAATCATGGCATTATTGTCTCTACAAAAAGTCGTTCAGAAGGCAACCAGCAATTTCAGGCTTTACCGGGTAACGATTTTCAAAATATAAAAGTTGGTATTTTAATTAATCACCGATCTGCCTCGGCAGCAGAGGTTTTTACTGCTGCAATGAAAGAGCATCAACGTGCTTGGGTTATGGGTGAAAAAAGTTATGGAAAGGGTGTTGTACAGAAGCTTTTCCCTTTACCGAGTGGGGCAGCGCTACAAATGACAGTCTCACATTACTACACACCAAATGGTAATATGATTGAGGGGCAAGGTATTCAGCCTAACCAAACTTATCCCTTACCTCCAGAAATGAAAGAAGAAGTTTATCTAGATCGTGTTGCCGATCTCCTTCTAAAAAGAAAGTAA